Proteins from a genomic interval of Amycolatopsis sp. cg13:
- a CDS encoding LamG-like jellyroll fold domain-containing protein codes for MFARQAGHVRARKMFTRPLLFVVLLALLAGMIGPAVNYAIPGRDDDATLLAEAMAKSPKQRGGTAAAQQDEAGGAPNSAGPKSLQSKYAPIAAGVEKAAANRVKVETPPSRATGYDEKTSKELPERRTPTERTYANTDGTHTTEFSQDPINYRTPSGEYQPIDTTVVPKENGAGWRNAGDSIGVGFAAAGSPDSLVDLKLDEEHGFGFGVADAAGTAGQVSGSSVSYRGVRESADIRFDVVPGGLKETLVLDSPQAPTAWEFPLRLNGLRPSLVDGRVALLDTAGQERARIPAGFMTDAARDPETGEAALSRGVTYRLVERAGKTVLRVELDAAWLRDPARKYPVEVDPSVDTTASNGGTVFQNGSRLDGSTELKAGTTGPLRAASYLSFGGVETRLRNHKILGAQLTLKNTWSWSCQPRPLTVHGVTAPWNTASGYPGPGYGPALADPSFARGYIGRQQHASSCPSTTELIPLGPAGRDLVQRWVTGESSNYGLTIRASETDPYGWKKFTGHNTANPPRLFVTHSAYDAGYRVDRGVPEPPVTRTQGGKVRITVTNRSAETWRAADYALGYRGFTAAGAPVVAKEAASLPRDVPRGESVTLDATIGAIEPGDYLFDFSMLRRGGPWFTDEQVPPTRLSMTVFDIPPIVKAQYPPNGYSAQTLTPQLWVDAVDVDAPVSSALKYRFEVCEDYRKQPDGTLTGVSCVDSGYVGKRTWNVPPGALRWSKDYQWRAFAYDGHSESEKLAPSHLLTAVPQPEITSHLANAPYSGAQRDFDPQTGNYFSSAVDAALQVTGPELNITRTYNSLDPRRDLLFGSGWSTRYDMKVVPDDDGSGNVVVTYPDGQQVRFGRNHDGSFAAPPGRQANFRVEVEANGGGWVLTDKASTLYRFRPDGRLIAVYDQAGHYIELDYGTPEHLKRIISRTSDRILYFTWTGNHVTSVATDPIDGKQLTWTYSYDGDKLTKVCDPNNGCTGYDHVAGSHYRSSVVDSRPSSYWRFGETNGAVAASQNGLKLGKDNGTYKDVVLGQPGPLKDGADTAASFNGTSSVVTVPDGLVRKNRDLAIEMWFKTSQGGPLFGYQRAPIGSTPTGAVPVLYVGTDGKLRGQFWNGGVGPITSAEAVNNDQWHHVVLSGSLATQTLYLDGRKVGSAQGEISHDDIVYNQIGAAYTVPPSAWPAWGTEPRRFFSGQIDEVAFYEYPVGPTTAQAHFQAGSGADYLSKITLPSGRVAAQLSYNTAADRLAEVTDRDDGHWKLGVPVVTGTEGNLIRTTQISDPGNRPHFYDYDPMRGRILRYVAPLGLGLRPEDRRDNTGAPAPPEPPCDPSAPPKPGEPSYCGGPVNGGGPWTGGPVTGLGVRTYDYDDKGFQTTVGDELGNVLVFTNDERGNVVARKSCRVSPGDCQTSYYSYYLNSADVTDPRNDKLLSAKDARSSGPGDAKYATTYTYTDLGVRGLVQTKTTPDGATTRYRYTESSDAAVGGGNTPAGLIALITDPRGGETRYSYFRNGDLAQVVDPAGLTTTYTYDVFGRQLAETTKSDSNPGGLTTTYGYDALSHQVSVTSPGVVNPLDNITHTAQTVSAYDPDGNLLRTEAKDLTGGDAARITAYAYDNFGRRSQETDAEGGNTFYGYDPFGNKTWMVDPGGNKYEYGYTARNALAEVRLRAWHGQATDPSTGAGDQDGEGDTSALPTLVLDSYGYDLAGRRIRHTDSMGRTTKYQYFDDGKLWRTIARDVRDPDNPNAAKRDIKLEELTYDAAGNVVKRLAPGGLLTTYEYDATGRGTAQTADPAGLANRVEWTYAPAGDVTRAQHTGASSNSTRVDVGRVETVEYGYDVAGRQTSTSVMNGSSGKLTTSYTYDQRGLVTSVTAPRGNVEGADPAQFTTNFEYDRSGLASSVVFPPAAAESAGGQAVQTRARETTGYNAFGEPTGARDANGNVSSTTYDRVGRVVEQASPDYRKPGESAAAKSITKVRYDAQGNVLSKTDPMGATTRFRYDQLNRPVERVDPKPDAGDLPGGVWSYTYTTAGEQLSEMDPTGARTEATYDDLGRQLTATKLERRPEPAAYTTQLRYDDAGNVVSTTSPTGEATKHAYDVLGRRVSTTDPAGVITQQGYDLSGNQVRASDGLGRTTYLTFDAAGRNVGAYWYAPDEHLLRKTSAGYDQDGNRISVTDALLRTTKFAYDNRGRLVQQQEPVSDKETITTSFGYDAAGNRTRSTDGRGNATIQTYNALGLPESVVEPATAAHPNSADRTWTASYDLNGQALTLQAPGGVTRQRTVDALGRLTAETGSGAAEPTTERKRRFDAAGRLVGVNTPTGEEIFTYNDRGDLLTSTGPVAGTSTYGYDAAGRLTQRVDGAGTATFSYAQGRLSTQQDGLTGVKQTVGYDGAGALASVDYGSGRTRTYSYDDLGRQTGDVVKGSDGASLASMTYGYDANDRLTSKKTTGFAGAGDNAYGYDYAGRLTSWTAGGQTVDYGWDASGNRVKAGDKTATFDERNRQLTDGADTLRWSPRGTLESRGGVAFGFDAFDRSVKQGGASYSYDGLDRTSGRDDKTFSYDGLSLNLTSDGTSSFSRSAGDDLLAQRPGGGAGQLALTDRHSDVVGGLDPSASALTGSASFDPFGTKTGSAGATSALGFQSDYTDPDTGSVDMGARWYAPGTGTFSARDDVSLPADPSVASNRYTFGNASPTNYTDPDGHCPICVVIIIHLGVEVAVDLIFEGTANAPTYHGSPGDYRTDGWGKSDRGWNPSYRSSYSDSGTGAGPAPGRRGGHSVGPRGRHGHGVAAPHGRRGHGGGSAWRPAPPPPPPPGIKARQDAWERALRVADAIPADAQKNYLVDGTTSSNPNLPASRVSGTAEGLQNAAELYRIFRDIVRGPNGEVVQNVDPLPMSELAQHGDVEVFFRAMSRKEFESFKVNGIVPKRTESFVTQEADYIKTRIPRFKRGEYDVVVTMFMKPGTRDMLVEHGAISRPPAPLLEERGLGHLPTLQPGNANQVHVKAERGYVTYGLRLRDGSGTSQLYNERIIGYRDDELKDFAG; via the coding sequence ATGTTCGCTCGTCAGGCTGGACACGTCCGTGCCCGGAAGATGTTCACCCGGCCCCTGCTCTTCGTCGTGTTGCTGGCGCTCCTCGCCGGGATGATCGGTCCCGCCGTCAACTACGCGATCCCCGGCCGGGACGACGACGCGACGCTGCTGGCCGAAGCCATGGCCAAATCGCCCAAGCAGCGAGGCGGAACGGCCGCCGCGCAGCAGGACGAGGCGGGGGGCGCGCCGAATTCCGCCGGCCCGAAGTCTCTGCAGTCGAAGTACGCCCCGATCGCGGCCGGAGTCGAGAAGGCAGCCGCCAACCGGGTCAAGGTCGAGACGCCGCCGTCGCGGGCCACCGGATACGACGAGAAGACGAGCAAGGAACTGCCGGAGCGGCGTACGCCCACCGAGCGGACCTACGCCAACACCGACGGCACCCACACCACCGAGTTCAGCCAGGACCCGATCAACTACCGGACTCCGAGCGGTGAGTACCAGCCGATCGACACCACGGTCGTGCCGAAGGAGAACGGAGCGGGCTGGCGGAACGCGGGGGACAGCATCGGGGTGGGGTTCGCGGCGGCCGGCTCCCCGGATTCATTGGTGGACCTGAAACTCGACGAAGAACACGGGTTCGGTTTCGGCGTCGCCGACGCGGCCGGAACCGCGGGCCAGGTGTCGGGCAGCAGCGTCAGCTACCGCGGCGTCCGCGAATCCGCCGACATCCGGTTCGACGTGGTGCCCGGCGGCCTGAAAGAGACGTTGGTCCTCGACAGTCCCCAGGCTCCGACGGCATGGGAATTCCCCTTGCGGCTCAATGGCCTCCGTCCGTCGCTTGTGGACGGTCGGGTCGCCTTGCTCGACACCGCCGGACAGGAGCGCGCGCGGATCCCGGCTGGGTTCATGACCGACGCCGCCCGCGACCCCGAGACCGGTGAGGCCGCCCTGTCTCGCGGAGTGACGTACCGGCTCGTGGAACGTGCTGGGAAGACCGTGCTGCGAGTGGAACTCGACGCGGCCTGGCTGCGCGATCCGGCCCGCAAGTACCCGGTCGAGGTGGACCCCAGCGTCGACACGACGGCGTCGAACGGCGGCACCGTTTTCCAGAACGGGAGCCGCCTCGACGGGTCGACCGAACTGAAGGCCGGGACGACCGGTCCGCTTCGGGCCGCCAGTTATCTGTCCTTCGGCGGAGTCGAAACCCGGCTGCGCAACCACAAGATCCTCGGTGCCCAGCTCACCCTCAAGAACACCTGGTCGTGGTCGTGCCAGCCGCGTCCGCTGACGGTGCACGGGGTCACCGCGCCGTGGAACACCGCGAGCGGCTATCCGGGCCCCGGCTACGGTCCGGCGCTGGCTGATCCGTCGTTCGCGCGCGGCTACATCGGCCGCCAGCAGCACGCGTCCAGTTGCCCGTCCACCACCGAGCTCATCCCGCTCGGCCCGGCGGGCCGCGACCTGGTGCAGCGCTGGGTCACCGGCGAAAGCTCCAACTACGGGCTGACCATCCGCGCTTCGGAGACCGATCCGTACGGCTGGAAGAAGTTCACCGGGCACAACACCGCCAACCCGCCGCGACTGTTCGTCACTCACTCCGCCTACGACGCCGGGTACCGAGTCGACCGCGGCGTTCCCGAGCCGCCGGTCACGCGCACGCAGGGCGGCAAGGTCCGGATCACGGTGACGAACCGGAGCGCCGAAACCTGGCGGGCGGCCGACTACGCGCTCGGCTATCGCGGCTTCACCGCCGCCGGCGCGCCGGTCGTCGCCAAGGAAGCCGCCAGCCTGCCCCGCGACGTTCCGCGCGGCGAGTCGGTCACGCTGGACGCGACGATCGGCGCCATCGAACCAGGGGACTACCTCTTCGACTTCAGCATGCTCCGCCGGGGCGGGCCGTGGTTCACCGACGAACAGGTCCCGCCCACCCGCCTGTCGATGACGGTTTTCGACATTCCGCCGATCGTGAAGGCCCAGTACCCGCCGAACGGCTATTCCGCGCAGACATTGACCCCTCAGCTGTGGGTGGACGCCGTCGATGTCGACGCGCCGGTGTCCTCGGCCCTGAAGTACCGCTTCGAGGTCTGCGAGGACTACCGGAAGCAGCCGGACGGAACGCTGACCGGAGTGTCCTGTGTGGACTCTGGCTACGTGGGCAAGCGGACGTGGAACGTCCCGCCCGGCGCCCTGCGATGGAGCAAGGACTACCAATGGCGGGCCTTCGCCTACGACGGTCATTCGGAGAGCGAGAAGCTCGCCCCGAGCCACCTGCTCACCGCGGTGCCCCAGCCGGAGATCACCTCGCATCTGGCCAACGCCCCCTACAGCGGGGCGCAGCGCGACTTCGATCCCCAAACCGGCAACTACTTCTCGAGCGCCGTCGACGCGGCACTACAGGTGACCGGACCCGAGCTGAACATCACGCGGACGTACAACAGCCTTGATCCCCGACGGGACCTCCTCTTCGGCTCAGGCTGGTCGACGCGTTACGACATGAAGGTCGTCCCCGACGACGACGGCTCGGGCAACGTCGTGGTGACCTACCCCGACGGGCAGCAGGTACGGTTCGGCCGCAACCACGACGGCTCCTTCGCCGCACCGCCCGGGCGCCAGGCCAACTTCCGCGTCGAGGTCGAGGCGAACGGCGGCGGCTGGGTCCTCACCGACAAAGCTTCGACGCTGTACCGCTTCCGGCCCGACGGCCGGCTCATCGCGGTGTACGACCAGGCCGGGCACTACATCGAGCTCGACTACGGCACCCCCGAACACCTCAAGCGGATCATCAGCCGCACGAGCGACCGGATCCTGTACTTCACGTGGACCGGCAACCACGTGACGTCCGTGGCGACCGACCCGATCGACGGCAAGCAGCTCACCTGGACCTACAGCTACGACGGCGACAAGCTGACCAAGGTCTGCGATCCGAACAACGGATGCACCGGCTACGACCACGTCGCGGGTTCGCACTACCGGAGTTCGGTCGTGGATTCGCGTCCGTCCTCGTACTGGCGGTTCGGCGAGACGAACGGCGCCGTGGCGGCAAGCCAGAACGGGCTCAAACTCGGCAAGGACAACGGGACCTACAAGGACGTCGTCCTGGGCCAGCCCGGCCCGCTGAAGGACGGCGCGGACACCGCCGCGTCCTTCAACGGCACGTCGTCAGTGGTCACCGTGCCGGACGGCTTGGTGCGCAAGAACCGCGATCTCGCCATCGAGATGTGGTTCAAGACCTCCCAGGGCGGGCCGCTCTTCGGCTATCAGCGAGCGCCGATCGGCAGCACGCCCACCGGTGCGGTGCCGGTGCTCTACGTCGGAACCGACGGCAAGCTGCGCGGGCAGTTCTGGAACGGGGGCGTCGGGCCGATCACCTCGGCGGAGGCCGTCAACAACGACCAGTGGCATCACGTGGTGCTTTCCGGGTCGCTCGCGACGCAGACGCTGTACCTGGACGGGCGAAAGGTCGGCAGCGCCCAAGGCGAGATTTCGCACGACGACATCGTTTACAACCAGATCGGCGCCGCCTACACGGTGCCGCCGTCGGCATGGCCGGCGTGGGGCACCGAGCCGCGCCGGTTCTTCTCCGGCCAGATCGACGAGGTGGCCTTCTACGAGTACCCCGTCGGGCCCACGACCGCGCAGGCCCACTTCCAGGCCGGCTCCGGCGCCGACTACCTCTCGAAGATCACGCTGCCGAGCGGCCGGGTCGCCGCGCAGCTGTCCTACAACACCGCCGCCGACCGGCTGGCCGAGGTCACCGATCGGGACGACGGCCACTGGAAGCTCGGCGTCCCGGTGGTGACCGGCACCGAGGGCAACCTGATCCGCACGACCCAGATCTCCGATCCGGGGAACCGTCCGCATTTTTACGACTACGACCCGATGCGCGGCCGGATCCTGCGTTATGTCGCGCCGCTGGGTCTCGGCCTGCGTCCCGAGGATCGTCGCGACAACACGGGAGCGCCCGCTCCGCCGGAACCGCCGTGCGACCCTTCGGCGCCGCCCAAACCGGGCGAACCGTCCTACTGCGGCGGTCCGGTCAACGGCGGCGGTCCCTGGACGGGCGGCCCGGTCACGGGACTGGGCGTGCGGACCTACGACTACGACGACAAGGGTTTCCAGACCACCGTCGGCGACGAACTCGGCAACGTCCTGGTGTTCACCAACGACGAGCGCGGCAACGTCGTGGCGCGCAAGTCGTGCCGGGTGTCGCCGGGCGACTGCCAGACCAGCTACTACAGCTACTACCTGAACTCCGCCGACGTCACCGATCCGCGCAACGACAAGCTGTTGTCGGCGAAGGACGCGCGTTCGTCCGGCCCCGGTGACGCGAAGTACGCCACGACGTACACCTACACCGATCTGGGCGTGCGCGGCCTGGTGCAGACGAAGACGACGCCCGACGGCGCGACGACCCGATACCGGTACACGGAAAGCTCCGATGCCGCGGTCGGGGGAGGGAACACCCCGGCGGGGCTGATCGCGCTGATCACCGACCCCCGCGGCGGCGAGACGCGGTACTCGTACTTCCGCAACGGCGACCTGGCCCAGGTGGTCGATCCTGCCGGGCTGACCACGACCTACACCTACGACGTGTTCGGCAGGCAGCTGGCCGAAACCACGAAGAGCGACTCGAACCCCGGCGGGCTGACGACAACCTACGGCTACGACGCGCTTTCGCACCAGGTGTCGGTCACGAGCCCCGGCGTGGTCAATCCGCTCGACAACATCACGCACACCGCGCAGACAGTGTCTGCTTACGACCCCGACGGCAATCTCCTGCGGACTGAGGCGAAGGACCTGACCGGCGGGGACGCCGCCCGGATCACGGCCTACGCCTACGACAACTTCGGCCGCCGCAGCCAGGAGACCGACGCCGAGGGCGGTAACACCTTCTACGGCTATGACCCGTTCGGCAACAAGACGTGGATGGTCGATCCGGGCGGGAACAAGTACGAATACGGCTACACGGCTCGCAATGCCCTGGCCGAGGTCCGGCTGCGCGCCTGGCACGGCCAGGCAACCGACCCGTCCACCGGGGCCGGGGACCAGGACGGCGAAGGGGACACTTCGGCACTGCCGACCCTGGTGCTCGACTCCTACGGGTACGACCTCGCGGGGCGCCGGATCCGGCACACCGACTCGATGGGCCGGACCACCAAATACCAGTACTTCGACGACGGCAAGCTCTGGCGCACCATCGCCCGTGACGTCCGGGACCCGGACAACCCGAACGCGGCGAAACGCGACATCAAACTGGAAGAACTCACCTACGACGCCGCGGGCAACGTCGTCAAGCGGCTGGCACCCGGTGGCCTGCTCACCACGTACGAATACGACGCCACGGGGCGGGGCACGGCGCAGACGGCGGACCCGGCCGGGCTCGCCAACCGCGTCGAGTGGACGTACGCGCCGGCAGGCGACGTCACCAGGGCTCAGCACACCGGTGCCAGCTCGAACAGCACCCGGGTCGATGTCGGCCGGGTCGAGACCGTCGAGTACGGCTACGACGTCGCGGGACGGCAGACGAGCACGTCCGTGATGAACGGTTCCTCGGGCAAGCTCACCACCAGCTACACCTACGACCAGCGTGGCCTGGTCACCTCGGTCACGGCGCCGCGCGGCAACGTCGAGGGTGCCGATCCCGCGCAGTTCACCACGAACTTCGAGTACGACAGGTCCGGGCTCGCCAGCTCGGTCGTCTTCCCGCCCGCCGCAGCCGAAAGCGCTGGGGGACAAGCGGTTCAAACTCGTGCTCGCGAGACGACCGGCTACAACGCCTTCGGCGAGCCCACCGGTGCGCGGGACGCGAACGGCAATGTCAGCAGCACGACCTACGACCGCGTGGGCCGGGTCGTCGAGCAAGCGTCGCCCGACTACCGCAAGCCCGGCGAAAGCGCCGCGGCGAAATCGATCACCAAGGTGCGTTACGACGCACAGGGCAATGTCCTGTCGAAGACCGATCCGATGGGCGCGACCACGCGGTTCCGCTACGACCAGCTCAACCGGCCGGTGGAACGCGTCGATCCCAAACCCGACGCGGGAGACCTGCCGGGCGGGGTCTGGAGCTACACCTACACGACCGCGGGCGAGCAACTGTCCGAAATGGACCCGACAGGGGCCAGGACGGAGGCGACCTACGACGATCTCGGCCGCCAGCTCACCGCCACGAAGCTCGAACGACGCCCGGAACCGGCGGCGTACACGACCCAGCTCCGCTACGACGACGCGGGCAACGTCGTTTCGACCACGTCCCCGACGGGTGAGGCGACGAAGCACGCGTATGACGTGCTCGGCCGGCGCGTCTCCACCACCGATCCCGCTGGCGTAATCACTCAGCAGGGATATGACCTGTCCGGGAACCAGGTCCGGGCCTCCGACGGTCTCGGCCGCACGACCTACCTGACCTTCGACGCCGCGGGCCGCAACGTCGGGGCCTACTGGTACGCCCCGGACGAGCACCTCCTGCGCAAGACGTCGGCGGGCTACGACCAGGACGGCAACCGGATCTCGGTGACCGACGCGCTGCTGCGCACGACGAAGTTCGCCTACGACAACCGCGGGCGGCTCGTGCAGCAGCAGGAACCCGTGTCGGACAAGGAAACCATCACCACGTCGTTCGGCTACGACGCGGCGGGCAACCGTACCCGCAGCACCGACGGCCGCGGCAACGCCACGATCCAGACCTACAACGCGCTGGGATTGCCGGAGTCGGTCGTCGAACCCGCGACCGCCGCTCACCCGAACTCCGCCGACCGCACTTGGACGGCGTCCTACGACCTCAACGGTCAGGCCCTGACCCTTCAGGCACCCGGTGGGGTCACGCGTCAGCGGACCGTCGATGCCTTGGGGCGCCTGACGGCGGAGACAGGTTCCGGGGCGGCCGAGCCGACGACTGAACGCAAGCGGCGTTTCGACGCCGCGGGGCGGCTGGTGGGCGTGAACACGCCCACGGGCGAGGAGATCTTCACCTACAACGACCGCGGCGATCTGCTGACCAGCACGGGACCGGTGGCCGGAACGTCGACCTACGGCTACGACGCGGCCGGGCGCCTGACCCAGCGTGTTGACGGAGCGGGGACGGCGACCTTCTCCTATGCCCAGGGCAGGCTGTCGACCCAGCAGGACGGGTTGACCGGTGTCAAGCAGACGGTCGGGTACGACGGTGCTGGTGCGTTGGCGTCGGTCGACTACGGTTCCGGCCGGACGCGGACGTATTCCTACGACGACCTCGGCCGCCAGACCGGCGATGTGGTCAAGGGCTCCGATGGCGCGTCGCTGGCGTCGATGACCTACGGCTATGACGCCAACGATCGGCTGACGAGCAAGAAAACCACCGGGTTCGCCGGAGCAGGCGACAACGCTTACGGCTACGACTACGCCGGGCGTCTGACGTCGTGGACCGCGGGTGGCCAGACCGTCGACTACGGCTGGGACGCATCGGGCAACCGTGTCAAGGCGGGGGACAAGACCGCCACCTTCGACGAGCGGAACCGCCAGCTGACCGATGGTGCGGACACCCTGCGGTGGAGCCCGCGCGGAACCCTGGAATCCCGTGGAGGCGTCGCGTTCGGGTTCGACGCGTTCGACCGCTCGGTCAAGCAGGGTGGTGCCTCCTACTCGTACGACGGTCTGGACCGGACTTCGGGACGTGACGACAAGACGTTCTCCTACGACGGTCTGAGCCTGAACCTGACCTCGGACGGCACGTCGAGTTTCTCGCGGTCGGCAGGCGACGACCTGCTCGCGCAGCGTCCGGGCGGCGGTGCGGGGCAGTTGGCCCTCACCGACCGGCATTCCGACGTCGTGGGAGGCCTCGATCCCTCCGCGAGTGCGCTGACGGGCTCGGCGAGCTTCGATCCCTTCGGAACGAAGACCGGTTCCGCGGGGGCGACATCCGCACTGGGCTTCCAGTCGGACTACACCGATCCGGACACCGGCTCGGTCGACATGGGCGCACGCTGGTACGCCCCGGGCACGGGCACCTTCAGCGCACGGGACGACGTCTCGCTGCCGGCGGACCCGTCCGTGGCCTCAAACCGCTACACCTTCGGAAACGCGTCGCCGACCAACTACACCGATCCGGACGGCCATTGCCCGATCTGCGTGGTGATCATCATTCACCTCGGTGTCGAGGTCGCCGTGGACCTCATCTTCGAGGGCACCGCGAACGCACCCACCTATCACGGCAGCCCGGGCGACTACCGCACGGACGGGTGGGGCAAGAGTGATCGGGGCTGGAATCCTTCCTACCGGTCCTCCTACTCCGATTCGGGCACTGGCGCAGGTCCAGCACCAGGACGTCGCGGGGGACACAGCGTCGGACCACGCGGCCGGCACGGTCACGGCGTCGCCGCACCGCACGGCCGGCGTGGGCACGGCGGCGGCTCCGCCTGGCGACCGGCTCCGCCGCCTCCCCCGCCACCGGGCATCAAGGCACGGCAAGACGCCTGGGAACGCGCCCTGCGGGTCGCCGACGCCATTCCCGCCGACGCACAGAAGAACTACCTGGTCGACGGAACGACGTCGAGCAACCCGAACCTTCCCGCCAGCCGGGTGTCCGGAACCGCGGAAGGCCTGCAGAACGCGGCCGAGCTCTATCGGATCTTCCGGGACATCGTCCGGGGACCCAACGGCGAAGTGGTGCAGAACGTTGATCCGCTGCCCATGTCGGAGTTGGCGCAGCACGGAGACGTCGAGGTCTTCTTCCGGGCTATGTCCCGCAAGGAATTCGAGTCTTTCAAGGTGAATGGAATCGTGCCGAAGCGGACTGAAAGTTTTGTCACTCAGGAGGCCGACTACATCAAGACGAGGATTCCGCGGTTCAAGAGAGGGGAATACGATGTCGTCGTCACCATGTTCATGAAACCTGGCACCAGGGACATGCTGGTCGAGCATGGTGCGATCAGTCGGCCGCCGGCTCCCCTGCTGGAGGAACGCGGGCTGGGACACCTGCCGACACTGCAACCGGGTAACGCGAATCAGGTGCACGTCAAGGCTGAGCGCGGCTACGTGACGTATGGCCTCAGGCTGAGGGACGGGTCTGGGACGTCACAGCTGTACAATGAGAGAATAATCGGATACCGGGACGACGAATTAAAGGATTTCGCGGGCTGA